In Aedes albopictus strain Foshan chromosome 3, AalbF5, whole genome shotgun sequence, the genomic window CCCGATTGATGGCTCTTGTTTCATTGACAAGTTCGCGGTCGGCTCCTCGAAAGTTAGTGCCATTGTCGCTGAAAATTTTCTGCGGAGCACCTCTTCGGGAAATAAAACGGCGAATCGCCATTTTACAGGCTTCTGCTGATAGCGAATGCACTACTTCCACGTGTACAGCCCGCACGGTCAAACACGTAAATAGTGCTACCCACCGCTTCTCGTTACTCCGACGATGCTTCACTATCAACGGCCCAAAGTAGTCCAGGCCAGTAAATGTGAACGGACGAACGTAAGGCTTCAATCTGGGATGTGGTAGATCCGCCATTCTTGGTTCGGCCGGCTTCGCTCGATAAACCTTGCACCACATACACTGCTTTACTACGTTTTTCACTACGGAACGAACTCTGGCTATGTAATAGCGTTGCCGCAACTCGTTGACGACGGTATCGACGTTAGCGTGTCCATAGCGTTGATGATACTTGTAGATCAGCAGTTCGGTGACGTGATTTCTCCTTGGAACGATCACTGGGTTTTGAAAGTCGTAGGAATAGTAGATGGCAGCATCATTAATACGGCTACGCATCCTCAGCACACCTTCGTCGTCCAAAAATGGGGACAGCTTTTTGAGCAGACTGTTTCTCTCCAACGGCATCTGTTGGTCGCTGGGAAGCTCGGAATTCTTGAGGAGAGTTGCGATTTCACCGGTATACTCCACACTTTGGATAACTCGCCAAACACTTCTTTCAGCCGCCGCATAATCTTTCTGCTCCAAGACTGAAACTCTGCTCTTGGTCATCACTCTTGGTGATGATCGACAACGATGAACGAAATGATACAAGTAGCCGATGTTCTTGAGCAGATCTCCCCAACTGGAAAACTTCGTCAAGTCTACGACGAAGTCGCAAACTGCTGCGTGGTGATTGACCACTCTGACTTCTTCCTGTGGCTCCGCAAACTTCGCTGGTTGACGTGGCCACTCACTTTCTGCGCGATACAAGAATTCAGGTCCCGTGAACCACTGACTGGCTGGATCGAAGCAGGGTCCACTTCCCCACTTTGTACCCTTGTCCGCAACGTTCAAACTCGATGGTACGTAGTGCCACTCCTCCACGCGTGTCTCTGTCTGAATTTCGGCAACTCTAAAAGCTACAAATTGCCGATAATTTCCTGGGTCTTCTCTCAACCAAGCCAGAACGGTCGTTGCATCCGTCCACATGTACCGTTTCTTGACAGGTATTGAGTGATTCTCCAGAACACTTTTAAGCAGTCGCACTCCGATTACTCCGGCACTCAGTTCATTTCTTGGAATTGATTGCGGTTGTAATGGTGTCACTTTCGTCTTTGCTGCTACTAGGGCACAACGTGGCGAGCCATTGTCGATGATCCTAAAATACGCTGCGGCGCAGTACGCTTTCAGGCTAGCGTCGACGAAAACGTGGATTTCAATAGAATCGTAACTGGCCGGGTCATAGTTCGGGAAGTAGCATCGCGGAATTTCAACCTGCGTCAGGTTTGGAACTAGTTTCACCCAGCGCTGCCAGCTTTCGAAGTCTTCCGCCGTTATTGGATCATCCCACGATACGCGAGATCTCCACACGTCCTGGATAAGGATTTTTCCGTGCACAGTGTAGGTAGCTACGATGCCCAGAGGATCAAAATGGCTCATAACCACGCGAAGAACTTGTCGTTTAGTAGGAACGATGACTCCTGTCAGCAACGGTAGAGGATCTTCACGAAATTGTGTATCGAACACGAATAAATCGTCCTTGGGGTCCCATCTCATTCCCAGGACTCGTTCGGCAACCGTAGATTTTTCCACCGAGAAGGATTTCGCAGTTTCGTTGATGTCGGCCCCGACCCGTCGAAGAACGTCCTCGGAATTGGACTGCCAGTTTCGAAGTTCGAATCCAGCCTGGTCGAAAATCCAGCGCACCTCGTTGACTATACGGACCATCTCTTCGATACTGTCTCTGCTATCCAGGAAATTGTCGACGTAGGTTTTGTTGATGATTGCCGAGGCCGCATCTGGATACAGGTCCTTGTACTCCTCAGCGTTTGTATTCTTCACATGTTGAGCAAGACACGGAGAACACGATGTTCCGAAAACTACGACGTCCATTACGTAGATTGTCGGTGCTTGTTCCGGATCTGTCCGGAATAGAAAACGTTGAGCCTGCCTGTCTTCCTGTCTAACCAACAGCTGGTGAAACATTTGTCGTACGTCGCCAACTGCAGCATATTGTCGTTGCCGGAATCCGTACATGACCTTCAGAAGTGGAGTCAAAAGGTCTGGTCCAGTGAGCAGCATTGAATTGAGCGATGTATTTCCGATGCGTGCCGCCGCGTCCCATACAATTCGTACTTTCCCGGGTTTCCGGGGATTCTGGACGATGCCAATGGGAAGATACCATACCCGACGTTGGTCGGAATCTCGTAGCTCGTCCTCAGTAGCCTTGTGGGCGTATCCGCGATCCAGATACTCGTCAATCTGCTCTAACACTTTCATTTTCAGAGCTGGGTCTTTTCCGAGCTTCTTCTCCAAACAAACCATCCGTCGTTCCGCCATTTTGTAGCTATCAGGGAGTTCGAAGTCGTCGCTTTTCCATAACAGGCCGCATTCGAATCTTCCTGAGTCAGTGCGGCGAGTAGTTTGGGCCAAGATCTGCCTTGCTCGCTGATCTTCAGGTGACTCTAAAGGCATCGTAGGGTTAACACCAATGGTTTCTACCGAAAAGTAGTCGTTGACGAGATTGTGAAGAGTCTCGTCTTCATTACAATTGCATACGTGTAGCATGACACGATCAGCCCGTTGTTGTCCTCCTTGTGCTCCTCCGAAAATCGTCCACCCAAGTCTCGTTTTGGCAGCTATTGGTTCCCTGCTACGTCTCTCGCGTTTGTCCAGTGTCAGCT contains:
- the LOC134290893 gene encoding uncharacterized protein LOC134290893; translated protein: MSSSGKHPTGCCKACNRPNNAEVMIACDICGSRFHHTCAGVQSSTLLKPWSCGYCSSRGDGTSSSAISVSSSSSSARLRLRQLEESKALDDRLSLQQAERERAFLAEKHQLESEIQAERQLRGSTSSFRSRHSRHSYKSEIRTWINQSTDTPGKAEGQQAGASTSTPLASTENVALAVPVQRVVPPSQSTILPDHSTAVQEIVSHRSLSEANIIQAPGIHPPNAQGQASIVAVVSVAGCDPLGTATLTNAVTTPPFAQLISAPNHDVFQQDQQKPSPPYPIRRQHPPTNQSGPKEPALSDAEPLVGRQVPAQAYAEGEVHAGAIGPQQQKVPQQVQQPNQPLRPNTGYYVPPAMNLNTPAHPAASFPVQWPPNANVGFVGNRYPTVSQHPVPPASACYPTSFYQPPYNAGQPTGPIPTWGPLNAAHQRSNTVQEATIRTNTTQVQREPGHNTQQSFAGQAPSFYPAPTAEGVLSAQHLAARQVVSRDLPRFSGDPLEWPMFISAYESTTAMCGIQPDENLARLQKCLVGGAREKVLSILTLPAALPEIIETLREECGRPEQLVHCLLVKIRHAPAPNVNKLDTLINVGREIRNLVTYIEAANLQDHLSNPMLLSELVGKLPPSLRLDWGLHTQKVPQVTLKAFSDYVTSIKAAACKVSLPNESSQEESRRGKKEKGGFVNAHSIDEKRVTECSTRNTNNTSSSKKEFLPRSETFKPKPCPVCNRNDHKLRECEKFIGFNVDQRKRLVGEMKLCQRCLGSHGKWPCRMKQSCEVDGCAETHHKLLHPSKPKTNSSVQPAGSSGVIYAHCSRQAGVLFKVLPVILSSNGKSVLTFAFLDDGSNLTLMEEEIADELGLQGNVSSLCIQWTGSVTRKEPTSRQVELRISGVHGGPEYTMSEVQTVPHLDLPQQSLDYEKLSKEFPHLRGLPVRSFSNAVPKVLIGLDNAALKLTLDKRERRSREPIAAKTRLGWTIFGGAQGGQQRADRVMLHVCNCNEDETLHNLVNDYFSVETIGVNPTMPLESPEDQRARQILAQTTRRTDSGRFECGLLWKSDDFELPDSYKMAERRMVCLEKKLGKDPALKMKVLEQIDEYLDRGYAHKATEDELRDSDQRRVWYLPIGIVQNPRKPGKVRIVWDAAARIGNTSLNSMLLTGPDLLTPLLKVMYGFRQRQYAAVGDVRQMFHQLLVRQEDRQAQRFLFRTDPEQAPTIYVMDVVVFGTSCSPCLAQHVKNTNAEEYKDLYPDAASAIINKTYVDNFLDSRDSIEEMVRIVNEVRWIFDQAGFELRNWQSNSEDVLRRVGADINETAKSFSVEKSTVAERVLGMRWDPKDDLFVFDTQFREDPLPLLTGVIVPTKRQVLRVVMSHFDPLGIVATYTVHGKILIQDVWRSRVSWDDPITAEDFESWQRWVKLVPNLTQVEIPRCYFPNYDPASYDSIEIHVFVDASLKAYCAAAYFRIIDNGSPRCALVAAKTKVTPLQPQSIPRNELSAGVIGVRLLKSVLENHSIPVKKRYMWTDATTVLAWLREDPGNYRQFVAFRVAEIQTETRVEEWHYVPSSLNVADKGTKWGSGPCFDPASQWFTGPEFLYRAESEWPRQPAKFAEPQEEVRVVNHHAAVCDFVVDLTKFSSWGDLLKNIGYLYHFVHRCRSSPRVMTKSRVSVLEQKDYAAAERSVWRVIQSVEYTGEIATLLKNSELPSDQQMPLERNSLLKKLSPFLDDEGVLRMRSRINDAAIYYSYDFQNPVIVPRRNHVTELLIYKYHQRYGHANVDTVVNELRQRYYIARVRSVVKNVVKQCMWCKVYRAKPAEPRMADLPHPRLKPYVRPFTFTGLDYFGPLIVKHRRSNEKRWVALFTCLTVRAVHVEVVHSLSAEACKMAIRRFISRRGAPQKIFSDNGTNFRGADRELVNETRAINRELAAIFTNEEI